A segment of the Gemmatimonadaceae bacterium genome:
GCGACGATCTGGCCAAGCAGGCCCTCGTGCGCCAGGCCGAGCACCAGAACAACGGCCAGCAGTTGGAGCAGACCTGGGACGCGCATCGCCAGGAAACCGAGAAGCTCAAGAACTCGCTCCGCGACCTCAACGACAAGATCGAAGAGGCCAAGCGCAAGAAGAACCTGCTCGTGGCGCGCCAGCGCCGCGCCCAGGCGCAGAAGCGCATTGCCGAGACGATGTCGTCGCTCTCCGAGAAGTCGGCGTTCGAAGCGTTCAATCGCATGGAGGAGCGCATCGAGACCAACGAGCGGCAACTCAAGGCCGCCGCCGAGATCGACGACGAGTTCTCCGGCGACACGCTGCAGCGCGACTTCAAGCAACTCGAGCGCGGCGCGGTGGCCGGCAGCGTCGACCAGCAACTGTTCGCCCTCAAGCAGAAGATGGGCATGCTCCCCGCCGCATCGGGTGGCCAGGCCAAACAGATCGGCGCCGGCGGCGATGAGACCGTCGCGGCGGAAATCGAGGAGCTTCCGGAAGAGAAGAAGACGACTTGAGCGCCGAGACCCAGCGGCGTTTCAGATACGCGCCCGCGCTCGCGGCGACGGTCCTCACCGTCCTCATCCTGTGGCTGGTCGGGTCCGTCGCCGATGTCTTGATGCTGCTGTTCCTGGGCATCCTCATCGCGCTCTATCTCAATGCGCTCGCCGGTGCCTTGCGGCGGCACCTGCGTCTGCCGGCCCGCCTGGCGTTCCCCGCGGCCCTCCTGGTCAGTATCGGGGCCCTCGTCCTGCTCGCCAACATGCTCGTGCCCCCTGTGGTCACGCAGACGCAGGAACTGCTCAAGCTGCTGCCCCAGTACATCAGCACGTGGCAGACCACCCTCGAAACCACCATCGCGCGCATTCCCGCCCTGGCCGACACCATCCAGCCGGGCCAGCACAGCATCGTGCTCGCGCTCTACGACCAGCTCACCAACACCCTCCAGGACGTCGTGCCCAAGCTGTTCGCCGGCGTCCACGTGGCCATCAGCATCTTCTCCGTGGGCGTGATGGCCATCTATCTCGCCGTGCACCCGGAGGTCTACTGCGACCTGACCGTGTCGCTCTTCCCGCCGGTGCGGCGCCGGTTCGTCCGCCACCTGCTCGGCGAGCTCGGCGATACGCTCCGCGCCTTCATCGTTGCCCAGCTCTTCACGATGACGGTGCTCGGCATCCTCACCGGCATCGGCCTCTACGCCCTCAACGTTCCCTATGCCCTCACCTTCGGTGTGTTCACTGGGCTGGCCGCGATCGTGCCGTTCTTCGGCACGCTCCTCTCCACCACGCTGCCGGCGTTGTTCGTGCTCAATACGCCCGACGGCGGCACCCGCGCGCTGCTCGTGCTCGGACTGGGCGTGGTCATCCACCTCATCGAAGGCAATCTCGTTTCGCCGTTGGTGATGTCCGAGAAAGTCGATCTCCCGCCGGTGCTGTGCATCCTCGGCGTGCTCGTGATCGGCGAACTCCTCGGGCCGGTCGGATTGCTGATCGCCGTGCCCACGCTCGCCATCGTCATGGTGCTCATGCGTCGGATCCTCATTCACGGCATCTACGACGGCGGGCTGGTGGTCGATCCCGAGGCGACGCCGGCCCCGTCGCTCCTGACCTCCGAGCGATTCCCGCCCGCTTCCCCCTGACCGCGCTCCGCCACGCCGCATGACCCCCCGTCCGCGCTTCCTGATCCTCGCCGAAGGTGCGTTCAATCCGGTTCGCTCCAAGACCGCGAACGCCTGCATCCGCTACACCCCCGACCGCGTGGCCGCGGTCCTCGACTCCACCCAGCGCGGCAAGACCGCGCAGCAGGTGCTCGGCTTCGGCGGCGCCATCCCCGTGGTCGGCTCGGTGGACGAGGGCCTCGCCCATCGCCCCAATGCGCTGCTCATCGGCATCGCCCCGCAGGGCGGCCAGCTCCCGCCCGAGTGGCGCGGCATCATTCGCCGCGTGCTCGACGACGGGCTCGACGTATGGAGCGGACTCCACACCCTGCTCGGCGACGACCCGGAATTCACCGCCCACGCCACGTCGTCCGGCGCCACGATCCACGACCTGCGGCGTCCGCCGCGCGATCTCGAGGTGGCCCGCGGCCGCGTGCGCGACGTGGCCGCCACGGTCGTCCTCACCGTGGGCACCGACTGCAACATCGGCAAGATGACGGCGGCCCTCCAACTCCTCGACGGACTCCGCGCCAAGGGCCACCGCGTCGCGTTCGCCGGCACCGGACAGACCGGCATCCTCGTCGACGGCCGGGGCATCTCGGTGGACGCCGTGATCGCCGACTTCATCGCCGGCGCCGCCGAACGCCTCGTGCTCGACGCCGCCAGGGACGCCGACATCGTGCTCGTCGAAGGGCAGGGCTCGATCATCCATCCCAGCTACTCCGGGGTGACGTACGGACTCCTGCACGGCGCGCTTCCCCACGCGCAGGTGATGTGCGCGCAACCGTCGCGCACCGCCATCCGCCACAACGAGTGGATGGCCATTCCGCCGCTGCCCGAATTCATCCGGCTCCACGAGCGCGTGGTGCTGCGCCCCGCTCCCGTGATCGCCGTCGCCCTCAACACGTACGACATGGACGACGCCGCCGCGCGCGCGGCGGTGGAGCGCACGGCCCGCGACACCGGCCTCCCCACCACCGATCCGGTGCGGTTCGATCCGGCGCCGGTGGTCGACGCCATCGACGCCTTTCACCGCACGCGTCCGCGCTGAGCCGACGGCGCCGCGGTCGGGCGCGCGCGCGGACGTTTTGCGCCTCGGTGCGCCATTCCGATGGCGGTCCGGCCGGCTCCAGGGTGCACAGTCCCCGGGCCAACCGCACGTCGCGCCCACCGCCAACACCGCCGCCCATGCACTTCTCCGCGCGAGGACTCCGAAAGCAGTATGCCGCAGGCACACCCGGCTGCTCGGCCGTGGCGCGCGTGTTGTGCGGCGTGAACCTCGAGCTCGCACCGGCCGACATCGTCGGCATCGCCGGAGCGCGGGGCGCCGGCAAGACCACGCTGGTCCGCTGCGTGGCCGGACTCGCGCGCCCCGACGCCGGCGCCCTGCACTGGGGGCCGGCCGCGCAGCGCCCCCGCGTCGTGTCCCTGTCGCCGGCCGCGTATCCGTTCGATACCGTGCGCGACGTGATCGAGCGGGCGTCCAGCGATTCCGCCGTCGATCCCTGCCGCTTGGCCGAGATGATCGGCGCGCTCGGGTTGGCGGCGGCCGCCGACACGGCGCAGGTGGCGCTCACCACCGACGAGCGGGCGCGCCTGGCGCTCGCCATCGGACTCGCCACGCAACACGCCCTGCTCCTCCTCGACGGCACCTGCGACGCCCTCGCCGCCGGGTCCCGCGCCGCCGTCCGCGATCGCCTGCGCGCACACGCGGCGGCCGGGGGCGCCGTGCTCCTCGCCGGCCGCGACGGCATCGCCCTAGCCGCGCTCGCGGACCGCGTCGTCGAACTCCGCGACGGCGTGCTGCATTCCATGGGCGAGGCCGGCCATCGTCCGGCGTCGGCGCGCGTGGCCGAAGCGCCGGCCAGCCCGGAGGTCCGTTGACCATGCCGCGGGAGAACGCCTAGCTTCTCCGGGTGCTTTTCCCGGCTGTCGTCGCCCTGCAGGGGCCCGTGCACGTTCCGTATACGCTTGGCGAACTCGCCGAGTCGGCCAAGCAGCTCGGCGTCATCCTCGTGGCCTGCGCCGTGGCCTGGATCGCCGTGCGCGTCGTCGCCGCGCGCATCGAGACGATGGCGCGCTCGGCGCGCGGCGAGGAATGGGGGCCGGCCCGCGAGCAGCGCGCCCGCACGCTCGCCCTCCTGCTGCGCAATTCGGGGCGCACCCTCGTCGTGGTCGTCGGCGGCATCATGGCGCTGCACGCCTTCGGGGTCGACACCAACCCGCTGCTCGCCGTGTCGGGCGTGCTCGGCCTCGCGATCTCGTTCGGTTCGCAGAGCCTCGTGCGCGATTACGTCACCGGGTTCTTCCTCCAGTTCGAGCACCAGTTCGGGCTCGGCGACGCCGTGCGCATCGGCGGCGTGGAAGGCACGGTGGAGGACCTCACGCTGCGTCTGGTGTACGTGCGCGCCGCCACCGGCGCGCTGCACATCATTCCCAACGGCCAGATCCTGCAGGTCACCAACCTGTCGCGCGCCTGGCGCCGCGCCTCGGTGAGCGTGGACGTGCCCTGGCATGCCGCCGAAGCCGCGGCCAAGACGCTGGGCGCCGTGGCTGGTGGGCTGGCCGGCGACGCGGCCTGGGCGACCCGGTTGCTCGACCCGCCCACGGTCACCGGCATCGAGAAGTTCGGCCCCGGCACCGTGACGCTCGGCATCACCACGCGCGTCAAGCCGGGGGATCTCGACGCCACGGCCGGCGAACTGCGGCGCCGCGTGCAGGCCGCGTTCGCGCGCGACCAGGTGCCCACCGTGCCGATCCCGCTGGCGCCCTCCACTACATTGTGACGATGGTCATGCCGGCGCCGGAATTCCGCCTCTACAACACGCTCACTCGACAGGTGGAGCCGTTCGCGCCCGCCGACGGGGACACCGTACGCTTCTACAGCTGCGGACCCACCGTCTACAACCCCGCGCATCTGGGCAACTTCCGCACGTTCCTGTTCAACGACCTGCTGCGCCGCGCGCTCAGGCTGCGCGGGTGGAAGGTGCGCCAGGTGATGAATCTCACGGACGTCGACGACAAGATCATCAAGCGCGCGTCGGAGCAGGGCGTGACGATCGGCGAGATCACGGGGCCGATCACGACCGTCTTCCAGGCCGACCGCGAGTACCTGCGCATCGAACCCGCCGAGGCGTATCCCAGAGCCACCGAGTTCATCCCGCAGATGATCGCGCTCGTCCAACGGCTGGTGAAGGCGGGCGTCGCTTATCAAGCCGACGACGGATCGGTGTACTTCGCCATCGCCCGGTTTCCGCAGTACGGCCGCCTGTCGCGCCTCGACACGCGCGAGATCAAGGCCGGCGCGCGCGTGGCGCAGGACGACTACGCCAAGGAGAACGCCCAGGACTTCGCGCTGTGGAAGGCGGCCAAGGACGAGGACGAGCGGGTGGGCGCGGCGTGGGAGTCCCCGTGGGGCCGCGGGCGCCCGGGCTGGCATCTGGAATGCTCGGCGATGGCCATGGATCTGCTGGGGGACACGCTCGACATCCACACCGGCGGGGTCGATCTCGTGTTCCCGCACCACGAGGACGAGATCGCGCAGTCCGAGGCCGCCACCGGCAAGCCGTTCGCGCGGTTCTGGTGCCATGGGGCGTTCCTGCTCACCGACGGCACGAAGATGGCCAAGCGGGTGGGGAACGTGAGCACCGTGCAGGGGCTTCGCGAGGCGCACGTGTCGGCGGCGGCCATCCGCCACTTCGTGTTCAGCGCGCACTACCGCAAGGAGCTGAACCTGTCCGACGACGCGCTCGACGCGAGCGGCGAAGCGGTGCGGCGGGTGGGCGATTTCGCGGAGCGGTTGGCCCAGGCCGCGGGCGGCACGCCGGCGTTGGCCGCGGCGGCGGGCGACGCCGTGGCGGCGTTCGAGGCGGCGCTGTTCGACGATCTCAACGCGCCGCGGGCCGTTGGGGCGCTGTTCACGTTCATCAGCGCGGCCAACGCCGAGCTCGACCGTCGCGGATCGGACTCGGCGGCGCTGGGCGTGGCCCGCGCGGCATTTGCCCGGATGAACGGCGTGCTCGACCTCATTCCCGACCGCACCGTGGACGATCCGGCGCTGGTGGCGTGGGTGGAGGGGCAACTGGTGGCGCGGCGGGAAGCCCGTGCGCGGCGGGACTTTGCGGAAGCCGACCGGATCCGCTCGGAGCTCACGGAGCGGGGAATCGCGATCGAGGATACGCCGTCGGGCACCAAGTGGAAGCGTGTGGGGTAGCCACCCCAGAATCAGGTGTTTGCGGATTTTGGGAGGGGATTTTGGCCCCTGTTCCGGCCGGCCGGGAGGGGTGAGCCGAGGCGGCTGGGGGCGGTTGCCGTCTGTTTGCTGCCGGCCCGGCTAAGTCAGCGCGGGAGCGCGGCTTGACACTTGTGCCACGCTCTGGTATTGTACGAGTCTCGCGCAAAACGGCCGGTTGCTGACGTAGCTCAATTGGCAGAGCACCTGATTTGTAATCAGGCGGTTGCGAGTTCGATTCTCGCCGTCAGCTCTGGGATCGAACGTCGTGCGCGAGGTCTGGCGCGCGGGCGAGTGTGGGCGCGTAGCGCGGTGGGGTACCCAAGCGGCCAACGGGAGCAGACTGTAAATCTGCCGGCTTATGCCTTCGAAGGTTCGAATCCTTCCCCCACCATCGATCAGCGCCGAGGGCGCGAGGCGATGCGGGAGAAGGGAAACGCGGGAGTAGCTCAGCTGGTAGAGCGCAAGCCTTCCAAGCTTGATGTCGCGGGTTCGAGCCCCGTCTCCCGCTCTGGGAGTCGCCCTCGGGCGGCGGAACAACTGATGCGGTAAACGAGCTCGGCGGGCCGCCGCAGCAGTCGTGGCGGCTCGTGGTTTCGGTGGGACCCGCGTTCGCGCGGGCGTGGGACAGGCATTGCTCGCGTAGCTCAGTCGGTAGAGCACACCCTTGGTAAGGGTGAGGTCATCGGTTCAATCCCGATCGCGAGCTCTGGGACGATCGCAGTGCAGGGTGCAGGACCCGCGGCCGGCTCGGCTGGGCGCGGTCAACACGAGAACTTGAGATGCCTCGCGAAAAAATCATCCTCGCGTGCAGCGAGTGCAAGAACCGGAACTACTTCACCATGAAGAATCGGCGCACCCATCCGGAGCGCGTCGAGTGGAAGAAGTACTGTCCGCGTTGCGATAAGCACCAGGTGCACAAGGAAACCAAGTAATCATGGCCGACGTGCCGCACGAAGTGGGTGAGCCGAAGGTTGGCGCCATCCGCAGCACCATCGCGTACTACCATGCCGTCGTGGGTGAGATGAAGAAGGTCACGTGGCCGGATTTCCCGCAGGTGCGGTCGGCCACCGTGGCCATCGTGATCTTCGTGCTCGCCATCGGCATGGTGATCACGATCCTGGATTTCATCCTGAACGGCCTGCTCGTGCGGCTGTTGCCGTCGTTGTTCCTGGGCCATTGAGCATGGAGCTTCGCTGGTACGCCATCCAGACCACGTCCGGGCACGAGAACAAGGTCCGGTCGCTGGTCCAGCGCAAGATCGATCAGGATTCGCGTCCCTCCGTGGATCGGATGATCCGCCAGGCGCTGGTGCCGACGCAGGAAGTGGTGGAGATCAAGAACGGCAAGAAGGTCAATGTGGAACGCAAGCTGTTCCCGGGATACGTGCTGGTCGAGATGGACATGAATCAGGAAACCCTGCATGTCATCAACTCGATCCAGGGCGTGATCAAGTTCGTGGGACAGGATCGCCTTCCGCAGCCGCTGCGGCCGGACGAGGTCAACCGGTTGCTCGGCATCGCCGAGGAAGTCGAAGCGCAGGAGCCGGTGGAGGAGATTCCGTTCCTCGTCGGGCAGGCGGTGGCGATCACCGAAGGACCGTTCACCGATTTCAACGGCACGGTCGAAGAGGTGATCCCCGACAAGGGCAAGGTGCGGGTCTCGGTGTCGCTGTTCG
Coding sequences within it:
- the nusG gene encoding transcription termination/antitermination protein NusG, giving the protein MELRWYAIQTTSGHENKVRSLVQRKIDQDSRPSVDRMIRQALVPTQEVVEIKNGKKVNVERKLFPGYVLVEMDMNQETLHVINSIQGVIKFVGQDRLPQPLRPDEVNRLLGIAEEVEAQEPVEEIPFLVGQAVAITEGPFTDFNGTVEEVIPDKGKVRVSVSLFGRPTSVELDYLQLKAY
- a CDS encoding PspA/IM30 family protein, with translation MGIFDRLSSLLRSNINDLISKAEDPEKMLTQILADMRSQLAKAKQQVATAIADEKRLRDQADTEYKQAQDWERRAMLAVQENRDDLAKQALVRQAEHQNNGQQLEQTWDAHRQETEKLKNSLRDLNDKIEEAKRKKNLLVARQRRAQAQKRIAETMSSLSEKSAFEAFNRMEERIETNERQLKAAAEIDDEFSGDTLQRDFKQLERGAVAGSVDQQLFALKQKMGMLPAASGGQAKQIGAGGDETVAAEIEELPEEKKTT
- a CDS encoding DUF1611 domain-containing protein; this translates as MTPRPRFLILAEGAFNPVRSKTANACIRYTPDRVAAVLDSTQRGKTAQQVLGFGGAIPVVGSVDEGLAHRPNALLIGIAPQGGQLPPEWRGIIRRVLDDGLDVWSGLHTLLGDDPEFTAHATSSGATIHDLRRPPRDLEVARGRVRDVAATVVLTVGTDCNIGKMTAALQLLDGLRAKGHRVAFAGTGQTGILVDGRGISVDAVIADFIAGAAERLVLDAARDADIVLVEGQGSIIHPSYSGVTYGLLHGALPHAQVMCAQPSRTAIRHNEWMAIPPLPEFIRLHERVVLRPAPVIAVALNTYDMDDAAARAAVERTARDTGLPTTDPVRFDPAPVVDAIDAFHRTRPR
- the secE gene encoding preprotein translocase subunit SecE, encoding MADVPHEVGEPKVGAIRSTIAYYHAVVGEMKKVTWPDFPQVRSATVAIVIFVLAIGMVITILDFILNGLLVRLLPSLFLGH
- the rpmG gene encoding 50S ribosomal protein L33; translated protein: MPREKIILACSECKNRNYFTMKNRRTHPERVEWKKYCPRCDKHQVHKETK
- a CDS encoding ATP-binding cassette domain-containing protein produces the protein MHFSARGLRKQYAAGTPGCSAVARVLCGVNLELAPADIVGIAGARGAGKTTLVRCVAGLARPDAGALHWGPAAQRPRVVSLSPAAYPFDTVRDVIERASSDSAVDPCRLAEMIGALGLAAAADTAQVALTTDERARLALAIGLATQHALLLLDGTCDALAAGSRAAVRDRLRAHAAAGGAVLLAGRDGIALAALADRVVELRDGVLHSMGEAGHRPASARVAEAPASPEVR
- a CDS encoding mechanosensitive ion channel family protein; its protein translation is MLFPAVVALQGPVHVPYTLGELAESAKQLGVILVACAVAWIAVRVVAARIETMARSARGEEWGPAREQRARTLALLLRNSGRTLVVVVGGIMALHAFGVDTNPLLAVSGVLGLAISFGSQSLVRDYVTGFFLQFEHQFGLGDAVRIGGVEGTVEDLTLRLVYVRAATGALHIIPNGQILQVTNLSRAWRRASVSVDVPWHAAEAAAKTLGAVAGGLAGDAAWATRLLDPPTVTGIEKFGPGTVTLGITTRVKPGDLDATAGELRRRVQAAFARDQVPTVPIPLAPSTTL
- the cysS gene encoding cysteine--tRNA ligase — its product is MVMPAPEFRLYNTLTRQVEPFAPADGDTVRFYSCGPTVYNPAHLGNFRTFLFNDLLRRALRLRGWKVRQVMNLTDVDDKIIKRASEQGVTIGEITGPITTVFQADREYLRIEPAEAYPRATEFIPQMIALVQRLVKAGVAYQADDGSVYFAIARFPQYGRLSRLDTREIKAGARVAQDDYAKENAQDFALWKAAKDEDERVGAAWESPWGRGRPGWHLECSAMAMDLLGDTLDIHTGGVDLVFPHHEDEIAQSEAATGKPFARFWCHGAFLLTDGTKMAKRVGNVSTVQGLREAHVSAAAIRHFVFSAHYRKELNLSDDALDASGEAVRRVGDFAERLAQAAGGTPALAAAAGDAVAAFEAALFDDLNAPRAVGALFTFISAANAELDRRGSDSAALGVARAAFARMNGVLDLIPDRTVDDPALVAWVEGQLVARREARARRDFAEADRIRSELTERGIAIEDTPSGTKWKRVG
- a CDS encoding AI-2E family transporter, yielding MSAETQRRFRYAPALAATVLTVLILWLVGSVADVLMLLFLGILIALYLNALAGALRRHLRLPARLAFPAALLVSIGALVLLANMLVPPVVTQTQELLKLLPQYISTWQTTLETTIARIPALADTIQPGQHSIVLALYDQLTNTLQDVVPKLFAGVHVAISIFSVGVMAIYLAVHPEVYCDLTVSLFPPVRRRFVRHLLGELGDTLRAFIVAQLFTMTVLGILTGIGLYALNVPYALTFGVFTGLAAIVPFFGTLLSTTLPALFVLNTPDGGTRALLVLGLGVVIHLIEGNLVSPLVMSEKVDLPPVLCILGVLVIGELLGPVGLLIAVPTLAIVMVLMRRILIHGIYDGGLVVDPEATPAPSLLTSERFPPASP